Within the Bacteroidota bacterium genome, the region TAAACAGTATCCATCTTTTGAAGAAATCAAGGATTACCTGTTTGACCACGGATTTGAAATCTCGCCAAGAACACTCCAGAGGGCAATTGAGCAGATCCGCTGCGAATTTGGTATTGAAATCACCTACAACCGCTATCAGAATGGTTATTATATTGACCTTGAAGCCAGCGTAAACATAGAATCATTTTTTCGCTTCCTTGAGATTGTAAATACTGCCGAACTACTCACCGAGAGTTTAAGTGAGAGCAAGGATTCCCTGAAGTACATTTCTTTTGATAATGTAGGGAACCTGAGAGGCACGGAGAATTTGAAGCCGTTACTCTCAGCGATCAAATCAAGAAGAAAGGTGTCTTTTGTACATCATAATTTTCATACACAAAAATTCAGGGAATTTGCACTGAAACCCTATTTATTGCGCGAATATCAGAATCGCTGGTATGTGATTGGTCAGATAGGCAATTATAAAGAGTTCCGCTCATTTGGGATAGACAGGATTTCAAAATTGCAGATCCTTTCAGAAACCTATACGCCTGATAAAAAGGTTGATCCTTCGGAACTTTTTGAGAATACCATAGGAATGGTTTATTCGCAGGAGGCGCAACAGCGGGTCGTGTTGTCATTCACTCTAACGCAAGGACAATATATCAAGAGCTTGCCATTTCATAAATCACAAAAGGTACTGATCGATAATGAGGAGGAATGCCGCATCGAATTGAACGTGGTACCCAACTATGAATTGACGCACCTTATCCTTATGCAGGGCGATGCCGTGAAGGTTCTTGAGCCAAAATGGCTTGCCCGGGAGGTTGTTGAGATATTGAAGAGTACGCTTAAAAATTATAAATAATTTATAGGTTGCAAGCAAAAACGTCATAGTTTGGCGGAGCGAGATGGTAATTTTGTAATGCATCTTAGATAACTTTCAAATAAAAACAATGATAAATTCCTTTACTGCTATTGATTTTGAAACAGCTCAGGGATATCGCTGGAGTATTTGCCAGGTTGGGCTTGTGAGGGTTGAGAAAGAGGTTATAACTAATGAAATTGATTTTTTAGTTCAGCCGCCCGGAAACAAGTATTGGGATAAGTTCATAGACATCCATGGAATCACTCCTAAACACACTGAGAATGCGCCGACCTTTAATCTGTTGTGGCATAAGATTGAACCCTATATAACCGGACAATCTGTTGTAGCTCATAACGGATTGGCTTTCGATTTTCCGGTGTTAAGCCAAACATTGGGATACTATGGTATGGAAGCACCGGATTACGATAAACATTGCACATACCGCTTGTTCGGAGAAAACCTTGCCTCTCTTTGCCATAAACACAAAATTCCGCTGAATCATCATGATGCACTTTCTGATGCACGTGCCTGTGCGAAATTATTTCTGATGCATCTTCGGCATAAATAGAGGATTATTGGGTTTATTAATCCACTTGCATTTTTGATTATCACTCCGCCACACTTTGTCGTTCTGCCATTATACTTTTGACCATAATCATAAAGGCAAAAGAAATGGAAAATCAATTACCGCAATCCAAAGATCACGAGTCCACCAATTATTCGTTTGAAAACTTTGTTCAGGGCGATTGCAATATTGAAGCACGTCGTATAGGCCTCCATATTACCACGCAGTTGTGGCGCGATGTTAATCCACTGATTGTTCAAAGTGATGTTGGCTTGGGGAAAACTCATTTAGTGCATGCAATTTACAATCAGCTCAGACACCAATGGTTTGGCGATAATCATCTATTCATCGGGGCTGAGAATTTTCATATACAAATTTCGGATGCACTCAGGAAAAATAAAATGACGAATATCGTCGATCATTTTCTCAAATTCAAAGCTATAATTATTGATGATTTACATTTTCTTGAAAAGAAATACAGTACTCAGAATGTTTTATTGGAAATACATAATAATATTGCCTTCAGACGCATGCGGATGATATACGCAAGCAGATACCTGCCGGAAGAATTGTCTGATTTTGATCCCGATTTGATAACAAGGCTGATGCAGGGAGTTACGGTCTCCCTTCTAAAACCGAACTTTGAAACACGACTTGAGATATTGAAAAAGATGGTTTGTGATGGGCATTTCAAAATACCCGAAAACGTATTAGCTGAAATTGCACAGTATGAATTGCATAATGTCAGGGATTTAGGATGGGTTTTGCTTTTGATCTGGAAAGAGACACATGCCTCTAATAAAGACGTTGATATAGCTGGAGCCCGATCTGTTATATCAAGCTATCTAAAGGGAAAGAAATAATAATTAGCCTAGCTCGGCCTCGGCACAAGGCCTTTATCAACAAAGATCTTTAAGTGCATCCCACAAATCGTCTGTTCCAATCTCGCTATGGACGCGTCGAAAATAAATTTCAATTAGTTTAGAATACGGTACTTCTTTAACCTTTATATTGTCCTCGCTTTTTATCAATTTAATATTGTGTCCTCTTGTTATAATCCAGACCTGCCTTTGTGTATCTTTGATCGTGTAGCTAATAGAATCAAGGGATATCTTTTCTTTCTTTAGCTGGTTTATGTAATTTTCAATTTGTGTTTCCTTTTTTGCCCGGTATTGTGATTCCAATGTTGCATCATAGATCACGGAAAGTGTATGAAAGCGAAAAAAACCATCTGCTTTTCCTCTGTTATTATTTTGAGGAAATTTATAAATATCATGGATGCCAAGTAAGCGGAGTAAGTGAAAACAATGAAGCTCAAAAGTTAATGAATTACAAGCCGCCATCTCCTTAAAAAATGGTGGCTGAAGGTGGTCATTCCTGTCCTGGCTGCACGGCTCCGGAGTAATGCCAAATGACATTTTATTTAGATGCCAGCCATTGAAATAATTCAAGAAATCTTTTGGACACTCAGCTTCTTTTAACCCGGATACATCAAAACGAATTGCCGGGATCCCATTATATGAATCTTCTCTGAAGTTCTTCGTTTTCCCAATCCAACATCTTTCAAATTTGTTTTCTTCTGTTAATTTTATAAAGAATGTATCTGCCTCTGCAGGCAATGGACTACTTGTAATCCCATCTTTTATCATTGGTAATGTGAATAAGGTGGAGTCGTTCCATTTTGAAAGCTTATCCCAATGATTGCGCACATTAGAGACCATTATATACTTAACATCATTCATATTGAATAGTTAGCGTTTTTGTAATATTATATAACGAATGTACATATTTTTCAATACTTCCCCGCAAATGAAATTCATTTTTCAATATTAGTGTTGCTTCTTAACAAGATTCCAGAGTTAGTTAATTCTATGCATTGGCACTGGATAAAGCCTTGCGGCTGTGGATAAATCTGTGTTCGCGATAATTTTTCATTTTGAATGCACATATTGAAAGTAGAATAGTTTTCTTGTACTATATCGCCCATTCTTGCCCGGCACAAGACCTTTACAAAGAAATATGCTGTATTAATATTCACACACTCCGCCACACTTTGGCGTTCTGCCATTTTAATTTTGCTCCATTACTTTAAATCATGAGAAATGGAGAACCAAATAAAACTTTTTAACAGCGTTACACGCCGAAACTTGATGTTCGGTACCTTTATTGAACAGGAAAATAATGCCTTTGCAACAGCCTTTGGAAAGTTGGCAATCCACACGCCGGCCAGTTTATTTAACCCTATGACTATAACAGGTGAAGCGTCATCAGGCAAGACACAATTCCTTGACAGCATTTATTATAGTATGCGTATGAAAATGCCGGACAGCAAGCTTATTTTCATAAGAAGCAACGCGTTTTGTTTGCAATTTGAATATGCAATGCAAAACAAATGTATAATTGATTTTTTCAATTATTACGCAAACGCGAATTCACTGTTCATTGATGATATTGATTATTTGCAACAGAAAATGGACGTACAGGCCGTGTTATTACAAATAATCGATCAAATGCATAACTCAATCGGCAAGTTGTTTTTTGCAAGCAGTATTCAACCTCAGGAACTTTCCGGTTTTGATGCCGGGCTTTTGTCTGAAATAAATCGCGGACTGGTACTACATCTTCATAAACCGGATCGCAAAACAAAATTGGAGATTTTGCAGACTAAAGTTATGCGGATGAACACGAACGTTCCTGATAAGGTGCTTGAGTCTTTGGTGCAAAATGACACGCTAAGTATAACTGAATTAGAAAACGTGTTAATGAACCTCTTAGCAAAATCAGTAGTATTAAATAGTAAAATGAACCTTGAGCTACTGCAAGCTGTTTTGAATGAAACAACAGGTCAATTCGGAAATAATAATATTTAATGAAGGTAGTGTTAACGATGCGAAGCAGCGTGTTACACTACCTCATCCCGATAGCTTTTTGGCTGTCGGGATATATGGGTTTTATTCCCCGTCGCTGTGCGGCGAATCCTATTCCGCCGAGGAAGGTGGCGGTTTTTGATACCCCGCTGCTCTGCGGCGGGGAGCTTCATTTCAAGAGTTATCCACTCCGTAACAAGATTACGGAGTGAGTTTATTTCTTTGCATTGGCCCGAGACAAAACCATGGCTCAGATGGAAGGACAGCATAAAATCAACCTTATTTCTTATGGATGCACATATTCAAAGTATTGAACAGGCAATAATCGGCACCTTGATGCATAACAGCATGGCGTTGACGCTAACTGCAGAAAGGATAAAACCACTAGTGTTCGAAGATAATCGTCATCGCCTGATCTGCGAAACAATAACCGGCCTCTTTCATCAAAATGAAGCCATCGACCATCTGATCGTTCAACATGAACTCGGCAAGATTCACAAGCTGGAAGAAGCCGGCGGCAAAGATTATGTCGGCATGATGATATCAAAGGCTGTGACCATTGATGTTCTGGATTATTATGTCAACGTGCTGTATGATGACTACCTGAAGAGAGAATTGGAGGGTTTATGTGCCGAATATTCCAAGAGCCGTGATTCCGCAAGGCAGGGGATGACGCTGATACATGAAATTGCTGAAAAGCTCCACAAGATGCTGGAGCAATCTTCATATGAGAGTGCCCGGTCTATCGATTCAGTCATCAAACAGGTGATGCCGGAGATCGTCGCCGGCAGGGACCGGAATGTTCGCACCGGCTTTGAAACTATCGATAGCATGCTGGGCGGTTTGCCCTTAGGCGAGCTTGTCGTTCTGGGAGGCCGACCCGCCATGGGGAAAACAGCACTTATGATCTCGATGGCGCTGAATATGACCTCAAAATTTAAAACGCCTGTGGCCTATTTCTCATTGGAGACCAACGCCACGATCTTTTTAAAACGCCTACTGTCCGCTGCTGCAAGCGTGGATTGCAATCAGATATGTACCGAGCGCATGAACGAGGACCAGATAGGCATCATACAAGCGAAATCTGCGGAAGTAAAGGCCTATTCGCTCTATTTTGATGATACTGCCGGATTGAATACCGCGGAACTCCTGAGCCGGCTTCGTTCGTTGCGGGACAGGTATGGAGTTAAAGTCGCTTTTATCGATTACCTGCAACTGCTTGAAGTGGATTCAAGGCAAGGGCGTAATAACAGGGAGTTTGCCATCGCGGAAATGGCCCGTGGGCTGAAACGCATCGCACGGGAATTGGACATCTGCATCTTTGTTGCGTCACAGCTCAGCCGCGCCGTGGAGACACGTGGTGGCTCAAAAAGACCGACGCTGAGCGACCTCCGCGAGAGCGGTGCCATTGAGCAGGATGCAGATAAAGTTTTGTTTTTATACCGACCTGAATATTATAAAATATTTGAAGATGAGGCAGGGCGCAGCACTGCCGGCATGGCAGAACTGTTCCTGGCGAAGAACAGGACCGGCGGGCTGCCATCGTTTATGATGAAGTTCGTCCATGAATATCAGCGTTTCGAAGATTCCGAGCCGGGTTGGGAGGATCAGAATAATATTTATGATTTTTTGAAGAACCGCCTCGATGAGGTGAGAGAATGAAAAATGAACGGAAATATAAATTATTTATTTTTTGTATGACAGTTTTGACGGGGTGCTGCCGGCATAATATTATGAGCGATTGCTAAGGGATAAGATGCGAGTGCTTGCATCAAATGCCTGGGGCTGTTGTACCTGCGGCCTTTCAGAAATGTTGCGTTTAGCATTCATTCTGCTCATGCTTCACAGAATGAATGGTGAAAATCTGAGATAATAAGCCGCAGCGCCTCCGTCATTACTGAAATTTTGTGGGAAATGGATATCGAATTAGTAAGCAAGACGGCGAGTGACCGTGAACGGTTTTATCTGCTTGAACATAATGCGGCTGCGATAGATTTCTTGAAAATAGCGACACCGATAGAATTATGTCGCTTGCTGCACATCCGATATTCAATTTTATTGAAACTAATGTCAAGTAATGGATACAGGTGTTTTACGATTCCGAAAAAGGACGGTGGCATCCGTGAGATAGAGTCACCGGGAAAACGGCTGAAGACCGTCCAGCAAAATCTGAATTATTATCTGCGCATGATCTATGCCTATATGAAACCGAAGAGCAGTCACGGTTTTGTATATTGCCATCCTGAAGATGCCGACAGCAGAAGCATTATCTCTAATGCATGGAAGCATTGCGGAAAGAAATACGTGATGAATATTGACCTGCAGGATTTCTTTCATTCGATCAAAGGTGTGCGTGTGAAAGAATTATTTTCCGGGAATCCGTTTTATTTTCCGGATGAGGTGGCGACCTGTCTGGCATTGATATGCTGTTTCGAAAAACGATTACCAGTCGGGGCTCCGACCTCGCCGATTATAGCCAATCTCATCTGCCTGCGCCTTGATAAAAGCCTAGAGAAAATAGCATCTCAACAAAAAATGGTTTATACACGCTATGCCGACGACCTGAGCTTTTCATCAAATTCCCCGTTTACAAAGGATAAGATAGAAGTGATAAAATCATGCATCCACCAGAGTGGTTTTGAGATCAACACAAAGAAATTCAGGGTTCAGAAAAACACTTCACGGCAAGTGGTTACAGGCATTAAGGTGAACCGGTTTCCGAATGTTGACCGGCGAACCATCCGAAACCTGCGTGCGGTATTATATCATTGGGAAAAGAGCGGTATTGAGGCGGCTTCAGAAACGTACTTTTTAAAGCATGAATTTCATGGAACTGACAAACTGGAGTCCTTTAAGTTGTCAGTGTCCGGGAAGATCAATTTCCTGCGTGATGTCCGTGGCAGGAACGACAGGGTTTACATGAAGATGAAGGAAAAGATGGATGAGCTTGTGTGGCGGGAGAATTCGTGAATTGTGATAATGCATACCTTAGGCGAAACAAAAAACAAGAATATGGAAGACTCGACATTCACAGTTATCCGGCAGGAGTTTCGTAAAGCGATAAACTAATTATCGGTCATTTTTTCAACTGTTTTTGGAGGGCTTTACCTTTTGCTGTGAGGCGGTATTTTTGGAGGCGACTGTTGGGTTTGTCGGGAATAGTCATTTCAATAATTCCAAGTTTTAAAGATTTTTGCTGATAGCTCTCCCTGAAATGTTTTTCATCAGCTAATCCTAATAGCTGCTGAATTTCGGTCCTAGATAATTTGCCATTCATAACTGTAATTAGCCTTTTGACTTCGGGGGTGACTTCGGGGGTGACTTCGGGGGTGACTTCGGGGGTGACTTCGTCTTCCGCCAGATTCCAGGCATTTGGGAAGGTCATCCGAAGGAAGTTCTCCGTGAAGTGAAAACATTTTTCGGGATATGCCTGAAGAATACGGGGAATGCCTGATCCAAGGTATTCCACCAATTCCAGATCTTTGAAAATACGCATGAGTTCCTGGTTGCGGGGTACGGAAAAACCCTGAAAGAATTCTTTACGGCTTAGATCATCAGGCAAACTACCGGCAGAGGTAATCTCAATACGGTCGTCGAAAATCTCAAATTTGGGCGGCACTTCCCTTGTGTGATCGTTGTGAACTATCGAGTTGATAATTGCTTCGCGCAAAGCCACAGCATTCCAAAGACGTGTGTCGATACGCTCTTTAGATGTAATGCGGCTGCGGGTTTTGTTTTCAAGCTCAAATTTGTCCAAAACCCGTTTTGTGGCCTTAATAATGGAACAATATCCGTATTCGTTATTTTCGACCAGGTTGACGCGGTTAATGCCTTTGTATTTGGCTACTTTTATTGAAACAGAATTAACATCGGAAACGAGGAAGGCAACATAGTTGAAATGCTTATCTTTCGTATGAAGTCCGAGGTTTGATGCAAACTGAGCGTTTAATTTCTTGCCGGATTCTTCATAATAAATCTTAAGCTGTTCGAATTTCAGGTCCTGCCGATTAGAAATTATTTTCCCTATTGAATTACGGGTACGCCTTGCAAAAATATTTTCGATCATTTTAACAGGCATGGGTTCAGCCGCCGTTCCCACGCGGATAAAACAACCCTTTTCCGACATCCCCTGCTTTTTCAAATAATAGGGTTTTTCCGGGCCACTGGCTACAATAATCTTCAAAACATCTTTACCGTCAACTTTTTCGTCAATAATATCGAACAATCCCAGACAGGAAGGAAGAATGTTGTGTCTTAAACGGTCTTTGATTTTAAGCTGTATCTCATCGGATTGTTCTATGCCTTTTGCTATTCCGTTGTCGTCAATACCCACATAAATAAATCCGCCCTCACGGCTGTTCAGAAAGGCCACAACTTCTTTCTCGAACGAGTCGGTCAGTATCAGTTTAAATTCTACTCGGTGCGATTCTTTCATTTACGAAATCAGTTCGTCAAATTTACTTATTTATGATCTTTGAATTGTTTTCACTTGAGCCTTTATGGAATTCACAGAAATCGGAAAATAGTTCAAGATGAATAGCCATCCAAATGTACAATTTTAACTGACATTTTTTTAGTAATAAAGGAAAGATCTCGCGACATATTCTGAAATGGAGCGGTACGTAATTCAATTCGTCCGGAATAAGGATTTGGGCATTTTTATTGCTGCTGACAACTTGCGTGCATCTAATTTTAGATTTATTTCTCCTTCCCGAGTCCATATTTAAATTGGGTGCATATCTTTCGACTCTAATCGGGATTCAATATCCGTGTTCCTGAGCCATGACTTTAACAAAAACGCACGAAATGTTTGTTAACAGTTAACAGCAGTAGACACCATGTTTTCGTAAATGGGCTACATGCATCGAAACCTCAACTATCCGTTTACTTTGTTTCTCCACTTGGGCACCTGCAAAGCAATGAGAGGGAATGGCGCTTTTTTTATTTTCAGCACTTACGCTACATATGAATAAATTGCATATCTTTCGAGATTATTAGTGAGCACTTAATATATAAGTTATCAGTGAGGCAACAACGATAGTGCAAAAACTGATGGTTCAATATAAAACCAAAATGACGATTAAAATATTCAAGCCTGAAAATTGCAGTGACGCCCAACTAAAAACGTTTTATGAGATTGTTGTTGATGGCAATCAAGTAAATGCAAATGGACTTCTGAATAGAATAAAAACTGCGGACTTCCTTTCTTTCTGTGAATTGGACGACAAAGTTGTTGGAGTGGCTTCTATTAAAAATCCGGACATAAATTATAAGAAAACCATTTTTGAAAAAGCTAATGTTGAGGAGCTTGCAGATGATTATAAGTATGAAATTGGTTATGCAGTAACGAAAGAAACGCATCGTCGAAAAGGAATTAGCGAGGAACTAATCAAATTTCTGATAGAAAACAGCACTTCTAAATCATTTTTTGCAACAACAAAAAATGATGGCATGCGACATCTCTTGGAGAAAATTGGATTTGAAAAACTTGGAGATAACTATACAAATGATAATAAGGAAATTTTAACCCTTTATTGTTACAATGGGAAAAAATAGCTCTCATTTAGCAGGCGAATATTTTGTTGCTGCTGAACTTTATAGAAGAAGTTTTTCAGTTGGTATGACACTAGGTAATGCAAAATCGATTGATTTATTCGCTAACAAAAATAATAAGACAATATCAATTCAAGTGAAAGCGATTAAGAACAAAAATAGTGTTGGGTGGCCAATGACCAAAGGAAATTTCATTGATGGCGTTTTTTGCATTTTTGTAAATTTGAACAACTTAGCGAATCCAGAGTATTTCATGTTAACGGCATCTGAAGCAAGAGAAAAATTCAAGCAATATTCAACAAGAGGAATTATTAACTTGACACCATTAAAAAATGAAAAATTTCAAGACCGATGGGACAAACTTGAATCTTGATCACTAGTGACAGACAGGAGCCCGAGCTTAAACAGCACATTTACTTTAAGAGGGATTTAGTGCTCCGCAGAAAGTTTTGTGGTTAAAGTGATCCAAAGGACTTTTCGGAATATTCAGAAATACGACCGGAAATTTGACAAATAGTAAAACGAAAATATTTTGACCAGATAATGGCAAGAGAATTAATATATTGCGTAGGACGGGTCTTTGGCGATTATTTGAAAGATAATCAATCATATAATATTCCGGAGTATCAGCGAGGCTACAAATGGACTGATAAACAAATATATCAGTTGCTAGATGATATTAATGAATTTGAAACTGGTGGTGATCAAGATTTATTTTATTGTCTTCAAAATATTACTGTTGTTTTGAATTCAGATAACAAATTCAATGTGGTTGACGGTCAGCAAAGACTTACGACTTTAGCTTTATTGTTAGCATATCTTGGAGAATCAGAAAAGGTACAATCCAAATTATTATATTCCGTAAGGGAGCCATCAAATGATTTCATACAACAGGTAATTTCCAACAAAAATTCTTTTCTGACAAATATTGTTGCCAATAATGATTTTGATGCATTTTTATTAGAAACTGCATCAAATGGAAAAGATTACGATTATCAAGACATTTATTTTATGTATGAAGCTATTCATACAATTGATAATTGGTTTAATGATAATGTATCTGTCGTTAAAATATCCTTTACAGAAAAATTGTTACATAATGTAAAACTCATTGTAAACAGAATTGAAAACACAAAGGAGCAGGAATTGTTTATGAACCTTAATGCAGGGAAAGTACAATTAGACGGTTCTGATTTGGTGAGAGCAATTTTGATAACTCGGGTTGCAAAGCAGGAAATGGAAGAATTTGATTCCACTGAAGTTAGAGATGTGGTGCGTTTGAATGAAAGAAGAATAAGAATTGGATGGGAATTGGACGAACTCAATG harbors:
- a CDS encoding WYL domain-containing protein, producing MSSQGTIRRYTLIIEKINSKQYPSFEEIKDYLFDHGFEISPRTLQRAIEQIRCEFGIEITYNRYQNGYYIDLEASVNIESFFRFLEIVNTAELLTESLSESKDSLKYISFDNVGNLRGTENLKPLLSAIKSRRKVSFVHHNFHTQKFREFALKPYLLREYQNRWYVIGQIGNYKEFRSFGIDRISKLQILSETYTPDKKVDPSELFENTIGMVYSQEAQQRVVLSFTLTQGQYIKSLPFHKSQKVLIDNEEECRIELNVVPNYELTHLILMQGDAVKVLEPKWLAREVVEILKSTLKNYK
- a CDS encoding exonuclease domain-containing protein, which codes for MINSFTAIDFETAQGYRWSICQVGLVRVEKEVITNEIDFLVQPPGNKYWDKFIDIHGITPKHTENAPTFNLLWHKIEPYITGQSVVAHNGLAFDFPVLSQTLGYYGMEAPDYDKHCTYRLFGENLASLCHKHKIPLNHHDALSDARACAKLFLMHLRHK
- a CDS encoding DnaA/Hda family protein, which translates into the protein MENQLPQSKDHESTNYSFENFVQGDCNIEARRIGLHITTQLWRDVNPLIVQSDVGLGKTHLVHAIYNQLRHQWFGDNHLFIGAENFHIQISDALRKNKMTNIVDHFLKFKAIIIDDLHFLEKKYSTQNVLLEIHNNIAFRRMRMIYASRYLPEELSDFDPDLITRLMQGVTVSLLKPNFETRLEILKKMVCDGHFKIPENVLAEIAQYELHNVRDLGWVLLLIWKETHASNKDVDIAGARSVISSYLKGKK
- a CDS encoding DnaA/Hda family protein encodes the protein MENQIKLFNSVTRRNLMFGTFIEQENNAFATAFGKLAIHTPASLFNPMTITGEASSGKTQFLDSIYYSMRMKMPDSKLIFIRSNAFCLQFEYAMQNKCIIDFFNYYANANSLFIDDIDYLQQKMDVQAVLLQIIDQMHNSIGKLFFASSIQPQELSGFDAGLLSEINRGLVLHLHKPDRKTKLEILQTKVMRMNTNVPDKVLESLVQNDTLSITELENVLMNLLAKSVVLNSKMNLELLQAVLNETTGQFGNNNI
- a CDS encoding DnaB-like helicase C-terminal domain-containing protein, whose protein sequence is MDAHIQSIEQAIIGTLMHNSMALTLTAERIKPLVFEDNRHRLICETITGLFHQNEAIDHLIVQHELGKIHKLEEAGGKDYVGMMISKAVTIDVLDYYVNVLYDDYLKRELEGLCAEYSKSRDSARQGMTLIHEIAEKLHKMLEQSSYESARSIDSVIKQVMPEIVAGRDRNVRTGFETIDSMLGGLPLGELVVLGGRPAMGKTALMISMALNMTSKFKTPVAYFSLETNATIFLKRLLSAAASVDCNQICTERMNEDQIGIIQAKSAEVKAYSLYFDDTAGLNTAELLSRLRSLRDRYGVKVAFIDYLQLLEVDSRQGRNNREFAIAEMARGLKRIARELDICIFVASQLSRAVETRGGSKRPTLSDLRESGAIEQDADKVLFLYRPEYYKIFEDEAGRSTAGMAELFLAKNRTGGLPSFMMKFVHEYQRFEDSEPGWEDQNNIYDFLKNRLDEVRE
- a CDS encoding reverse transcriptase domain-containing protein yields the protein MDIELVSKTASDRERFYLLEHNAAAIDFLKIATPIELCRLLHIRYSILLKLMSSNGYRCFTIPKKDGGIREIESPGKRLKTVQQNLNYYLRMIYAYMKPKSSHGFVYCHPEDADSRSIISNAWKHCGKKYVMNIDLQDFFHSIKGVRVKELFSGNPFYFPDEVATCLALICCFEKRLPVGAPTSPIIANLICLRLDKSLEKIASQQKMVYTRYADDLSFSSNSPFTKDKIEVIKSCIHQSGFEINTKKFRVQKNTSRQVVTGIKVNRFPNVDRRTIRNLRAVLYHWEKSGIEAASETYFLKHEFHGTDKLESFKLSVSGKINFLRDVRGRNDRVYMKMKEKMDELVWRENS
- a CDS encoding RNA-binding domain-containing protein produces the protein MKESHRVEFKLILTDSFEKEVVAFLNSREGGFIYVGIDDNGIAKGIEQSDEIQLKIKDRLRHNILPSCLGLFDIIDEKVDGKDVLKIIVASGPEKPYYLKKQGMSEKGCFIRVGTAAEPMPVKMIENIFARRTRNSIGKIISNRQDLKFEQLKIYYEESGKKLNAQFASNLGLHTKDKHFNYVAFLVSDVNSVSIKVAKYKGINRVNLVENNEYGYCSIIKATKRVLDKFELENKTRSRITSKERIDTRLWNAVALREAIINSIVHNDHTREVPPKFEIFDDRIEITSAGSLPDDLSRKEFFQGFSVPRNQELMRIFKDLELVEYLGSGIPRILQAYPEKCFHFTENFLRMTFPNAWNLAEDEVTPEVTPEVTPEVTPEVKRLITVMNGKLSRTEIQQLLGLADEKHFRESYQQKSLKLGIIEMTIPDKPNSRLQKYRLTAKGKALQKQLKK
- a CDS encoding GNAT family N-acetyltransferase, translating into MTIKIFKPENCSDAQLKTFYEIVVDGNQVNANGLLNRIKTADFLSFCELDDKVVGVASIKNPDINYKKTIFEKANVEELADDYKYEIGYAVTKETHRRKGISEELIKFLIENSTSKSFFATTKNDGMRHLLEKIGFEKLGDNYTNDNKEILTLYCYNGKK